The stretch of DNA ttagttttattaaaattatttattatattcatggtgtatgtaaatagttttatatcgcAGTAGTAAGTATTTAAcatgttttgtataattatatatgatacgATGCGTATTAtccatgtaaaaaaaatctgtaataatcTATGTCTATAAGGAAAAGAAATGGAAGTGTcagtgtattatatattttttatgtattttattaaatgtttctgAAGAAGGCTTTCCTGAAAAACTTAATGTTAAAGCAGCATAGATAACGGGAATAATGCTTTAATTGCTTCAAAcgcaaaaagtaaaaaaagtctATCGACAAAAAGTCTGTAGTCTCTACGGATTTTTCATTACCTCAGACTTTTAGGTTTGAGGATGCAAGGTTTTTCAAACAATACTCTTAGCCGTATTGTCGCAAAGCCAGATTATTCACTGATCAATTATTTTTCTCTAAATAATACGCAGACATATATATAGACTTTTAACTTTCCTAAAAAGCATCGACATTTTCATGCAAAGCTCACACTTTTTCTTTTTTCCTATCTGAATGTATTGATGGTGATTATTAGATAGATGGCATAAACCGATTTCTCTAACACCTTCGATAATTTTAAGGTATTAATCATCAACAAGACTGGTTCAAAACATATCATATGGGAAAAAATTCTGGAGTGATCTATGATCGCAACCCTAAAACATTTGATGTTTATGCGGGAGTACTACAAGGATATAATGTAGTGCCattgtttttcaatatattcaataatgatATTGTACCAATGATTGACGATTGTGACATGAATTTAGTCGCAGGTGATTTGGAATTaactagaataattaaaatattttctgtgtCTTGTCTATGTTGTTTTACTGTGTACATCTttgaatctatatttattagtatattttattaattttatcaattgatatgttttatacaatagtttaagaaaaaaaatcttatatgcAATTTCATTTATCatgtctaatttttttttcaactttctTTGTGTTGTAAATATCAGGGTATTtgctaaaataatttgaaaatgtaatattttttgtcatgtgATTTTTGTTAGTATTGGTTGtccaactaaaataaataaaaaatgttctaatatttttcatataggtatattgtacgaaaattattttatacaaaaggaAATGCAAACAAACATATACCTGAACAACTTCGAGAGGCACCACATCCATACTAGTTGCCATCGgtgtaacataatttttattttcttcgtaTTTCGTAGTAATTGTTGTAGGACAATTGTTTGTTAATCGCAAGTGCGTATGATGTAGAGTAGTGAAGTTTTTAGGAGATATCACCCCTCTCTGACGCATGAAGATAGACTGACTGAGATAGATAGATAAGTTaactaagtaaatattaaattatagcaattagctctaaaatattttacgagaaaatcaataattataggtgttataaatgtgaaagtaactcggtctgtctgtctgtctgtcgtggTCGTGGTGGTGGTGAATAAACCTGGTGGatctgggcgcactcggcgttcagggaaCCCGGAAGTACCACATctcccccactttccatcacgtaaCGCGTTTTGTTCGTTGTTCGTTAAAAAAGGCCGTATTCATTTGCTCTTTTTAgggatttacattttatatttgcaatCTTTTATGTTCTTGTCAATAGTTACGTGTTGtctctattttaattttgtaaagaaatttCTAATGATTTAGTGGCTACTTTTGTAACAGGCAGCGAGGCGTGAAATTTATAGCTTTTTCCCATTGTAAATCTTTATTCTTTTCAAAACTCTTCTTTATATTGACTACCTTAGTTGACCTTAACGTGTTCACTGCATCTACATACAGTCGACTTACATGTCGGAGCTAAAATTTCTATTGAAAATACGAACGACGAAAATCGCCATCGACGATAAATCAgacttaaataaagtaagtgCCTAAAGTTAAAATCGTACGGAGCCGCAATTATATTGGCGCTTCAATGTTTATATCTTTTCTTTGGCTGCCTTTGGCTtggataatttttgttttgttttgctcCATTTACAGCCAtggcttaaaattaaaaaaaaattgctactattataaattcgaaaccatttgtgtatgtctgtctgtgttaagtgttaaaggttttttttaagttattggTTGGGCCTCCTGACTTTAAGATGTCACCGTCACCactagacaatgacgctataagaaatattaactattctttacatcgtcaatgcgtcaccaccctcgggaactaagatgttatgtcccttgtatccgttacactggcacactcactcttcaaaccggaacacaacaatgctgagtacgttgtttggcagtagaataactgatgaggtgGTGGttaaaagtaacagtctgtaaatatccTACTGCTAAGCTAAGGCCTTTCCTtactttgagaaggtttggtgCTAATACCACCACATGGCGCAAATGGATTGATGATAAcatatttggcagaatttcattgaaactgCAGACATATGCAGGTTGCCATACGACATTTTCTTCTAGATTAATTATATAGCCAATAATAGTTAAAAGACGCGTAGTGGCGACTAAGGAGTTTTTACTCAGTTTGATCGAGCTATTCCAAAGAGACCTAATTGCAGATACTGTCATGGgtacagactgtcaagtataagctGGCGTTCCTGTgtcagcacctgctacaccctttgtcttgccatttatttgtttattttaccaatatttccctagaaaataattctctacgtctcatttttaatagattttgggtaagttatCTTAATAacggtaaataaaacaaataagatataaatgaacaaaaaaattaaaacatgtttttaccacacgccaacttacacttgacgcgctataatAACGGATACCCATTGTCTTGTCAGCTATGGGCGAAATAAAGTAATGAAATCAAAGGACAAGTTATGCATATTGATAATTACTGAATTGTGCCATGCTCACTAACATTGTTCAAAGTTTTTGAGGCTCAGAAATGTTGAATACTTCTCCTTCAAGTTGATCAAGttcatatgtaaatatacaaacatatagaCCTTTTCGCtataaataagtaagtataagCTTTATCCTAACATTTGGAAAAAAACGTTTGACAGAACGTAGCGGGCATTAGCAAACCTCTGCTTTGTTAATAAGTTGCTTTTGCTTGCAGTTTGTTTTGAGCTGGAATGTTACGAACACAGATACGCATTATTGAAATCGTTTCAGCATCAAGAACGAGGAACACCCTAATACTTTTGCTTCATAAGTTCAGAAGCGCAACAAAGTAGGTACTTTTTAGATGATACGAAGTTCATTGGATCATGTAGTCTAATATCTTTCAAACTTCAACCTACACTTTTAGGATAACGaaaatattggaaataaattgataacaaCTTTACTGAGACAAAGTACCGATtagtctttattaaaataaataatgttttcattttaaaagttttatttatatgaagatTGCCGTTTATACCTACTTTACAATTGGAACCTGtagttttacaaatattgtaacaggtttaaataaacacaaggTACGTTCAGGCTAATAGATGGGTTAGTGAATAATCAGCGTTTATGTCATCGCTTAAAATAGTACGTATTGAATCTTCcctttaagttaatttattttataaaacaagaagattgatgttaataaacaaaatatctcTTTTCAGTTCGGTTGCGACTTGCGACCTTACGTTACCGACTGATTAAAATGACTACAATGTTTTTCTCAAagcaaatttattgaaaaaaatgatttataattaagttaaatgCTCTTTACGAGGTATGAATACGGTATTCAGACTTCATATTCAGAataccaattattttattttcatgttttgtGAAAATAACTGCTATGAGATcttacattacatacaatataattctTAGGGCTATTAATTTAGGGTTCAATGTTATCCAATATCCATTTCATGTATTGCCTAACATCGGTGTATACTCCTGGGGTAGAGGTACCGCATTGCTGTGGTCCATGAGACACGACTCCGAACTGAATCATCCGATAGTTGTCTTTGTATTCCTCTTCTAACATAAGTGGACCTCCAGAGTCGCCCCTGCAAGAGTCTTTGCCCGTCTCACCAGCGCAGAATTTCTTATAGTCAATAATATAACTCGAACGAGTGTCCacgtttctaaaataaaaaaaatatatatttggaagttttagtattttattaaatttcaaagcatataatgttgttttaaattttcgcgattattagacattgaaataaaactagttataacggacaTATACACGGACGCGGTAGatgagtctacccgtgaccacgaacgctgtaaagggctcgaaacgtcgggatgtcaaaaataattaatatacgtgattcatatccgttataactagttttatttcaaagcagaTTATAATGCCAATGAAATTTCTCACCGGTCATAGTATTGTCGGCACTCGTTTTCAGTCTTTATTGGTAAATCAACTTTCCGGAGAACGGACGACGCCCGGTTGAACTCGGTAATTCCCCATCCGGCGACAGTAGCTCGTTTGCCATCGAGGCTTATGTTTCTCAGTTCATTGAATATCGGTAGACAGACCGGTGCGacgttttctataaataaaattgaatttgaggataattttttttaggacAACTAAAGGTAGGTTCTATGACATTCCAATGGAGTGCCGTACCTATTAGTCTGGTGCCGATGCATATGGAGGTCTTAAATCACTCAGTAATATTATTGGCACGACAATCTTCTAACTTAAATATGACGTATTTCAAGactaatatatatgaaatttcaacttctatttcaatatttaggGGCACaatatccaaaaacgcttaaataaatatctactcatttctaaccaacaacaacagcctgtaaatttctcactgctgagctaaggcctccccaCGCtttgagaaggttaggaacgtattccaccaagctgttccaatctgggtaggtggaatacacatgtggtagaatttctatgaaattatacgcATATAGGTTTcctatgatgttttccttcatcgtagAGCTCgacatgaattgtaaacacaaattaagcttatgtatattcagtggtgcttgcctgggcttgagccgcaatcatcggttcatcTGCACGTATTCTACCCCAATGGTTAGGATGTGATGGCCCAatggccatctcggttcttatAATTTCTCACGAGTTTccaaaaatatagtttcatgtttctaacttaaagACTGACGGACTTCCATACAAACGTTTGACCCCTATTTTACCCCTTAGAGGTAGAATTTCCAAATTCTTTTCTTAGTAAGTGCCTACTCAATAAATCCatcctactcaccaaatttcaaggcctaactttaatagtttaagcTCGGCCATGATGAGTATGAAACTGCTTAGAAGAAAATtgcattattgaaattttatacggTCTATATTGTTAAAGTAAGTTCGTTAAGGTTTTGACCAATACCGATTTTCAGCTCTATTCGAATTATTATCAGCTCACTCATTTGTTGTTTCCTTTAACCCGATTTTTTACATCAGAACTATTTGATAATGCAAtcgataataaaataactttttaatgagatatttttatataataattactttgtcCAAGCTGATTAAGCGAAAAAAAACTGTCTAACAACAACGTAAGCAAGCGAAGCAAGCAACGATCGATTCAGATTTAAATTGAGAAAAAAGTTACGAATGAATCAAATGATTACTAGCTGAATTGATATCCGCATGTATGGAGTTGCTTCCATTGAGAACACAATTCAGTTTGCAGTGTAATAAAAGTGTTAGTGACTAAGAAAAAActgataatgtatttttatattatatgctgTGCGCTCCAGGTcagtcataattattataattataataggcGTATTTAAATAGCTTGCAAAACAATATTCCCATTTAACTTACTAAATGAAAAGTCAATTGGCACTTTGAGGCGGAGGAGAGCGATATCGTTTTGTACATTGGGCAGTATTTTGAAGTCCTCATGAGGTATGGACTTGACGACAGCAATATCCTAAAAAACAAAACGATTAGACCCAAATATAAAACAAGTGACTAATGTTTCTAAGTGTATTGAATACCTGAATATGACTCTCACAGATATAATGTGGATATTCTCCTTGACAATCCTCGggagtatttatattaaattcaccGACGCGTACTCCAGCTATTACTTTCGACTCAACGCAGTGTGCAGCAGTCAAGATATATCTAGAGTTTATAATTGTCCCTCCACATTGGAATTGAGTTTGTCTTTCACCTATAACATAGGAATGAAAGTCAGAATATACATTTGTTCAAATTCTGATTAGACAAGAGGATCTGAAATAATCGTTTTACTGCTGATAATCATTGTAAGGTCTTATTAACATTAATCAGTGCTCAGAAAGTAATAATTGCTTTGTGTATGAATCGATATTTCATTAATCAAGGAagagttgattataatatttaaaaatcacaagaattttatcaaaaaagtgAAATGGGTGGTGAAATCTGTAACATTTCGTTTATGAAGGGTACTGgtgtataaaatacaaagtactAATAACCATTATGTATCCCAGTGACAAAAGAGATGAGTGCCATCCATGGGAACTCATAGAGGTTGGCATAAAGACCTCCGATGATCCGGTCTCCATTGATACCACCGCATTTTTCTGGTAATAGAGCGACGTTATCGTGCGTTTCGATGTCTATACATGTTTCTGCGAATCTTTCAGACACCGTGATAAAGTTGGAACAGCAAATCTGTCACAAAGATCATCAGTCAAGCAAAGTTGATTGTGTATTCTTCGTGTGTTTATTTTCTATCCAACGTCTTAACTTTTCCAGtgatcataataaaattttggaGTTTCGAGCATCAGTTCCTTAGTCCTCACGCAAGCAAAGCTGCGCAAGGAAACTATTTATTGGTGAATGATCAAAACATTTTCAAGgagtgtaaaaaaaatataaaattaagaagaATGAACAATTTGTATTCTATTTGTActtgaaatattattagtttaatccAAATTCTATGTGATTGtgaacaataaagtatatttctttTAGTTAACACCAACTAAAAACACTATGTTTGAGATTTAAGACAATGATAGCAgccatttttaataacttttctaGGCTCATAATGTGTGTATTAcagaaaactaaataaaattagcaCCCATAATTTGGAACGATGAACAGACAGCGGTGGCATACGGAATGACGCTATAATAAaaacctgaacttggctgacacgctaccgcgtgtttAGGTTAAATTCACAAATTAAGGACAGTTCCTAGACTACGTCTTCAGTAATAGTGTAGTGCTTACCATAGGATGTCGTTTGCCGTCCACGGTTTTGATTCCGCATACTGCTTCTTGAAGCCGTTGTTTTACTGCGGGGTTTGTGTCGGATGCTAAGTTCAGCGCTTCGGGACACTCACGGAGCAACATGCAGCTGTCGCAttctaatttaaacaaaaccaaTTATTCTTAGTGTcccaagataaaataatattatttctaaaattcaataatttctaTATAACTTTTGAATCAGTGTTGCCAGCCCATCTTACTTCCTGCGAcggtaaaatatctatattcaATTCGTGGGTGTATCTTTTACTTATATGTATTCTCAATCTAGGTTATTAATTGAGAAATAAAGAGTTCTGATGTAAACAACATCCGAACTCTACAGTTTCATATCATAactttataattgtttgtttatttaatattatttttttttatcaattttgcaGTGAATCCGTGGAGAAGCGTTGCTTAAAACAGATTGTTGCGCAAGTAGCAATATGTATAATGATAACTATATTACTATCGCAAAATTCAcagtgacaaatatatttttagactgtcttgaaaattaatattattttgacagaACCGAACAGATGAAAATACGTAATTCTAAAAGAAGTGttgtttatgtatgtttttgtcaaagcttattttttttcgaattttcaAAATCAATGGACGAAATAGTCTAATTCAGAAAAGAAGAGGATGATTGCTGGCGCCTGTTGAATACTAGCTTTAGtaaacagttatttatttaaattaaaaaaaataactactgatagattttttttgaaaaagcttggttaaattatttaaacccaGTAAAGTAATGAATGACCTTCATTTttgaatcaaaattaatttgaatagccgataaacatataatatgagGTCATCTGTGTCATTTCAATGGCagatattattcttttatatcaCTGCAATAACCAACCAGGAACTCCTATTATTTCTTATACATCGCTGATACCTGTTgattattaaacttaatatattataataaaataatttagtatgttTGTTATACTTACTTGCAAACGTACAATCCGAGGCTTGAATCACTAACAagcaaattaataatgtttgaatcattttaatttgttattaaatatatatgttctttatatacatatgacaTTTATATATCTGTGTGTTCACGTTAGCACTGCTTGGCACCCAACTTCCAAGTGACGGTGATGTTTTccttattaatatagttatgaTAGTGTGGATCATATACGTAtacataattcaatatattagtaccgtattaattagttttattaaaattatttattatttacacggTGTATGTAAATAGTTTCATATCACAATATTGAGTATTTAAcatgttttgtataattatatgtgaTACCATGCATATTATACAtgcaaaaaaatctgtaataagTCATTGTCGATGAGAAAAAGAAATGTCAGTGTactatagatattatttttcatgtattttattaaatatttctgaaGAAGGCTTTTCTGAAAAACTTGATGTTAAAGCAGCATAGATTAAGCCAGGTTTGTCTGTcttgaaaaaagaaacaaaatatattgttgtcTATACTAGGTAGGTATACATGTATCTCACTTCTTATGGTAGGTCCATACGACATAGACTTGGCACTGACTGAAGTAAAAAAGTCTGCCGACAAAAAGTCTGTAGTCTCTACggatttttcattatttcagaCTTTTAGGTTTGAGGATGCAAGGTTTTTCAAACAATACTCTTAGCAGTATCGTTGCAAACCTAGATTATTCACTGGTCAATTATTTTGCTCTAAATAAtaagcaataataatatatacagacTTTTAATTTTCCTAAAAGGCGTTGACTTTTTCATGCGAAGCTCACACTTTTCCAATACACCGATTTTTGTCTGCCGTTTATCTTACAAGTTACAACAGATTTATAAACATGGGTGAAttgctgtaaaaaaaaattgcaaaaaacaaaacaatgtcaAAAATGCATGCATTTATAACTAAACGTTCTAAATTAACCAATTTGCCGCTTCACGTTTCCAATTTTTCTGAATGTATTGATGGTGATTATCTGATGAATGTCATaaagtgaataaaaataattccaatatttttatgtatattcctgtaaattattttagacaAAAGGAAATGCTCCTTTACAAACATATACCTGAACAACTTCGAGAGGTAACACATCCATACTAATTGCCAtcggtttaaaataatttttgttttcttcatatttatttagagCATTCAGAAGAATTAGCTAAGATTTCGTAGCAATTGTTGTAGGACAATTGTTTGTTAATCGCAAGTGCGTATGATGTACTCTAGTGAAGTTTTGCGGAGATATCACTTCTTTCTGAAGCATGAAGATAGACTGAGACTGTCGGTTTtgcaaaataattacgtatagtacgtcacaacttagatgtcgcatcggcaaaattcgtaaaaccgatcacatccgaattaagtacgatatcccaaattatcaatatttatttctcacgcgaatatgacctttgcacaaacgtaataacttgtaatatcatatgacctaatatattcgtcaatttgacgcgtcgatttacatggacttgctttctctgacgcgtgaatctatagcgacgaatagcgtcgaatggcgcgatagggagctatttctattggttgtgttaatcggcagtaatcggttttattttcattccattgcattttccgatgctacatctaatttgtgtcttaccaTAGTTGACTATGATATTGTATTAGCCAATTTACACTCAAATGAGTCTAAAGACGATATCaagtgtattttattacatgtaccTCTTTGTTCGGGCTAGTAATTTctacatattattgtttaatttagttgcagaattataattttatgaatttatatatggGATCACAATTTGTCAAAGCTCTTATATGatgcaataaaaagtaataggttattaaaaaacgttaaaaaatattctcaaactGTTATTTATTGCTCAAAATGCATTCTCTGTTAATATGCTATGTTTTCCTGAACATTAATTGTCATTTATATACTcccatattataatattttatcaaacgtATTTCCCCCGTAAATTTCAAAAGCTACTAGCCTTACTAGATTAgcctaaataaatatcttataaatttgtattggtCAAAAAggcggttttatttttaataaacgcgGAAAAATGTGCGGTTCTATACTAAGGTCTTTGATAAATGCAACGttgacaattaataattaattgcaacaaaaatatttatgtttttaaaaacattcgagTCATATAGTTACTGATCTGACTGATCCAATTTTGAAGCAATTGTGGTTTATGGAAGAACTTTCCTTACACAGATCAGACAGTCAGGTTAgctaagtaaatattaaattatagtaatgaGCTCTGAAATGTTTTACAGggaaatcaatattaatattataaatttgaaagtaactcgatctctctgtctgtcgctctttcatgaccaaaccgctgaaccgaacctgatgaaatttgctatgaagcaaacatgaactccgagaaaggacatttTACacgctacttttttgcctaacgcgtggcaaccaacatcctaaaactcGAGCGAAGACGCGGCCGtttactagtaatatatattataatgattcaATCTTACGTGTTTATTATATGGGATTCAAAGTTACTTTAAAACGGTAATCTGATTTCGATGTACGATTACGTTTTTAGAAGTAACAAATTAAACGATTGTCTTTTCTTTGAaagcttatttatttagtatctagtatttttcatttattcataataacaatATGATCTAATATTATACAGTTtcatcttttatattatttaaatcaatatttatttttattataaaacaaataaaagttttgCGTTTTAATGTAAAAGGGATAGATTACTAAAGTATTAAAAGAGTTTTCTTTTTTAGGGCTTCATGTTACTTAATATCCAGTCCATATAGCTGACGACATTAGTATATACCCCAGGAGTGGCCGTGCCGCATATCTTAGGACCATACGATACGATGCCGTACTGGATCATTCTGTATTTGCCATTAGCTTTGTTCTCCACCATGAAAGGTCCACCGGAATCACCATCACACGAATCTTTGCCTAACTCACCGGCGCAGAACTGGTTAGGTGTGGTTTCTGTCTtcctaaaaaaaacaataatgtttgATATACATTCCATCATACACAATCCCAAATTTATATCATAGTAAAGATACTAagtaaatttagaatatttatattatctcaTTCAAATTTCACAATTACAAGTATTGAGACTTGGGAAAGACGTTTGAGTCAATTTCTCTTGTTTTTTGAAAGATATCTCTTTGTTACTGAATATGAGTTCGAATTGATGATAATTTTTCATGATAACATACGACCaacttaaattttacaaaataaattattaattttccaaAGTGATCtatattttcatgttttaaaattcggaaaaattataaattccttAAAAGAAAGATGTTATTATGTCTTACTGTTCGAAGCAATCAGAGGCTGTTAATATCGGTATGTCGACCTTTCGAAGTGTGGCGGACTTACTGCCACTATCTGTTGTACCCCAACCCGCAATAGTACCCTCTCTACCAACGAGACTTATATTACGAAGCTCATTTAACACTGGCAGGCAAATCGGTGCGACAttctctgaaaaaaaaaacatcaaattaataGTCATATTCAAACTCAagttgctttattcaatatagaagtattacactttcttattgatggtcaattgaaacagaaccaccggttcggaaaagaaaataccctgacctgagaagaaccggcgaaagaaactcagcgggtttttttgtgtttgtgcATGTtgtttcatgtattatataaacaattgaaatattgaaatggaaattatattaagttaaatctATTATGAATCTTAATTTTTCTAAAATCCCACTCACTGTGTCCAAATTCAATTGGTTGCTTAAGTCGAAGTAATGCAATGTCATTCTTTGACGGCATACGTTGATACTTCTCGTGGGGAATACTTTCTTCGATTTCTATATCCTGTTGCaaagatttaaaacaatttataaacattagcGTTTTGTCATAAATTGTATAACTAGATATTCAGAGTAATAGAAATAACTTAAACCTGAATATGAGCCTCGCAGAAGTAATTCGGGTATTCCCCTTGGCAATCTTCTTTGGAACTGAGATCCAATTCCCCGACTCGAACTTTATACAGCATCTTTTTGAAAACGCAGTGAGCAGCCGTCAGTATGTATCGGGAATTAATGATACTTCCTCCACATTTAAAGTAGAGGTCATTATaagctgtaaaaataaaaacaacatcagaaaataattaatagtaggTATAAGTAAACTTGAAGATTTTTCAGAATTAACATTTTCACTTATTCGAGAAATGTAGTTAACTACTGTAGTCAGGATAGTTCGTTTgggggctttgtgcaaatttGTCGGTAGATAGCATACACTCATAAAAAAAGACTAAAGTTCATTGACATTATTTACATGTACATTTAAATCTCTCttccttaaattaaattagaaaaaaaaaacaagaaaaacaatGTTATCGATGAGTTTTGTGGTAAGTAGTGgtatttcatgtttattttatatttatttggtggtagggatttgtgcaagaccgtctgggtaggtaccacccactcatcagttattctaccgccaaacaaaccTACttgatattgttttgtttcggtttgaagggctATTGAGCCAGTGcaattacagacacaagggacgtTACATCTAATTCCCAatttggtggtgcattggcgattaatggaatggttaatgtttcttacagcgccattgtctatggtcggtggtgaccagttaccatcaagtggcccatatgctcgtccgccaagcaaaggtataaaaaaaataagttaatatgttcaaatgtattaaataaaataatttaaaattgaaacctGATCTTGAGCGTGTTCTGTGCGAAATAAGTGCCATCCAAGGAAATTCGTATAGGTTCGCGATGGAACCCCCGATGATACGCTGCCCGTCAATTCGACCACATTCTTCAGGT from Vanessa cardui chromosome 20, ilVanCard2.1, whole genome shotgun sequence encodes:
- the LOC124538645 gene encoding CLIP domain-containing serine protease HP8-like; the encoded protein is MIQTLLICLLVIQASDCTFAKCDSCMLLRECPEALNLASDTNPAVKQRLQEAVCGIKTVDGKRHPMICCSNFITVSERFAETCIDIETHDNVALLPEKCGGINGDRIIGGLYANLYEFPWMALISFVTGIHNGERQTQFQCGGTIINSRYILTAAHCVESKVIAGVRVGEFNINTPEDCQGEYPHYICESHIQDIAVVKSIPHEDFKILPNVQNDIALLRLKVPIDFSFKNVAPVCLPIFNELRNISLDGKRATVAGWGITEFNRASSVLRKVDLPIKTENECRQYYDR
- the LOC124538418 gene encoding CLIP domain-containing serine protease 14D-like, encoding MSLALIVLFVSVLYGSDAYNLKQCSDCKFYRACPEAIHFSSIVKDEEIKTTKLKSSICGVEKINGIRMPKVCCSDYISTDDPSVPGLIGQIDSKERHANALLPEECGRIDGQRIIGGSIANLYEFPWMALISHRTRSRSAYNDLYFKCGGSIINSRYILTAAHCVFKKMLYKVRVGELDLSSKEDCQGEYPNYFCEAHIQDIEIEESIPHEKYQRMPSKNDIALLRLKQPIEFGHKNVAPICLPVLNELRNISLVGREGTIAGWGTTDSGSKSATLRKVDIPILTASDCFEQKTETTPNQFCAGELGKDSCDGDSGGPFMVENKANGKYRMIQYGIVSYGPKICGTATPGVYTNVVSYMDWILSNMKP